A section of the Pseudomonas tritici genome encodes:
- a CDS encoding MarR family winged helix-turn-helix transcriptional regulator — translation MLASQCLCTNLRRAARGVSRHYDGALDGFGINVAQYSLLCNLQRLDQPSISSLAEAMGLDRSTLGRNLRVLEGEGLVQLVEGDDLRNRLVMLTADGEARLAAALPAWEAAQQKLIDQLGAEKRETLLALLDELA, via the coding sequence ATGCTTGCCTCCCAGTGTTTATGTACCAACCTGCGACGTGCCGCCCGTGGCGTCAGCAGGCATTACGACGGCGCCCTTGATGGCTTCGGGATCAACGTCGCCCAGTATTCGTTGCTGTGCAACTTGCAGCGGCTCGATCAACCGAGCATCTCCAGCCTGGCGGAAGCCATGGGACTTGACCGCAGCACCTTGGGGCGCAACCTTCGGGTGTTGGAAGGCGAAGGCCTGGTGCAACTGGTGGAAGGCGATGACCTGCGCAATCGCCTGGTGATGCTGACGGCGGACGGTGAAGCACGACTCGCTGCAGCTTTACCCGCCTGGGAGGCGGCGCAGCAAAAATTGATCGATCAACTCGGCGCGGAAAAACGCGAAACCTTGTTGGCCTTGCTGGACGAACTCGCCTGA